From one Leptospira stimsonii genomic stretch:
- the ppk1 gene encoding polyphosphate kinase 1, producing the protein MSKPRIQEQAPSKTSENGSPNGNQPEIHLGNPNIFFDRELSWVDFNRRVLEEANDPENPLLERLKFLSITETNLDEFYMVRVAGLRNLVKEGNDERSLNGDSASEILSDLSDKVRAFVREQYETFSNTLEELKAAGIHVILNPEELTIDEIKQIQSYYKEDVSPILTPLAIDTSHPFPHILNKSLNLAMVLSTDDEKTGGKKDLFAVVQVPSVLPRFLHLKTKGDERRFFPLEEIIKLHVDDLFYGMTVKEIYPFRIIRDADISIDEEKSVKDLLITMKDELRNRIWGDAVRMDIHQGTSPFIKNTLRELLELQDHEVFDVASLLNINDAMFFYGLDHTSKLKYPFFQQKMTLKFDTPEKIFEAMKKKDRLLHHPYQSFSAIEDLLRIASEDPKVLGIKMTLYRTSGDSPIIQYLGQAAENGKQVTVLVELKARFDEERNIKWAQKLEARGVHVVYGVVGLKIHCKMLLVVRKEDDHMVRYVHLGTGNYNSTTSKYYTDLSFFTVNKQITEDVSTIFNTITSYAKMPTLNLLSASPHNLKSTFITMIEKETENALAGKPARIIFKMNSLVDPHIILSLYKASQAGVKVDLIIRGICCLKPGLKGISENITVLSIVGRFLEHTRIYYFHSGGAEATFLASADCMPRNFERRIEVLFPILEPKNKDRIKKILDVQLRDNVKARFLHADGHYRKRTLQKDEKLVDSQIERMNFTE; encoded by the coding sequence GTGTCAAAGCCAAGAATACAAGAACAAGCTCCTTCAAAGACGAGCGAAAACGGTTCTCCCAACGGGAATCAACCGGAGATCCATCTCGGCAACCCGAACATATTTTTCGACCGGGAACTTTCCTGGGTCGATTTCAACCGACGTGTTTTGGAAGAAGCGAACGATCCTGAAAACCCACTCTTAGAAAGACTAAAATTCTTAAGTATCACCGAAACCAATCTCGACGAATTCTACATGGTTCGAGTTGCAGGGCTCCGCAATCTCGTAAAAGAAGGAAACGACGAAAGAAGCCTCAACGGAGACAGCGCTTCCGAAATTCTCTCCGATCTTTCCGACAAGGTCCGCGCCTTTGTTAGAGAACAATACGAAACATTCTCCAATACATTAGAAGAATTGAAAGCGGCGGGAATCCACGTGATTCTCAATCCGGAAGAATTGACGATCGACGAAATCAAACAGATCCAGAGTTATTACAAAGAGGACGTCTCTCCGATCTTAACTCCTCTCGCGATCGACACTTCCCATCCTTTTCCACATATTCTCAACAAATCCTTGAACCTCGCGATGGTCCTCAGCACCGACGACGAAAAGACCGGCGGTAAAAAAGATCTCTTCGCCGTCGTTCAAGTGCCATCGGTTCTTCCTCGATTCTTACATCTAAAAACAAAAGGAGACGAGAGAAGATTTTTTCCTCTGGAAGAGATCATCAAACTCCACGTAGACGATCTCTTCTACGGAATGACTGTAAAAGAAATCTATCCTTTCCGAATCATCCGAGACGCGGACATCTCCATCGACGAAGAAAAATCGGTCAAAGATTTATTGATCACGATGAAAGACGAACTTCGCAACCGTATCTGGGGCGACGCCGTTCGAATGGACATTCATCAAGGAACTTCCCCTTTTATCAAAAACACTCTCAGGGAACTCCTGGAACTTCAAGATCACGAAGTTTTCGACGTTGCTTCTCTTTTGAATATCAACGACGCGATGTTCTTCTACGGTTTGGATCACACTTCCAAACTCAAATATCCTTTCTTTCAGCAGAAGATGACCCTGAAGTTCGATACTCCGGAAAAAATCTTCGAGGCGATGAAAAAGAAAGACCGTCTTCTTCATCATCCGTATCAATCCTTCTCGGCGATCGAAGATCTTTTAAGAATCGCATCCGAAGATCCGAAGGTTCTCGGAATCAAGATGACCTTGTATCGTACAAGCGGGGATTCTCCGATCATTCAATACCTCGGACAAGCGGCGGAGAATGGAAAACAAGTAACCGTCCTAGTGGAACTCAAAGCTCGTTTTGACGAAGAAAGAAACATCAAATGGGCGCAGAAACTCGAAGCCCGCGGCGTTCACGTCGTCTACGGCGTTGTCGGATTAAAAATTCATTGTAAGATGCTTCTCGTAGTTCGAAAAGAAGACGATCACATGGTGCGTTATGTGCACCTTGGAACCGGAAATTACAATTCTACAACTTCCAAGTATTATACGGACCTCAGTTTTTTTACCGTAAACAAACAGATCACCGAAGACGTTTCGACGATCTTCAATACGATCACGAGTTATGCGAAGATGCCGACTCTGAATCTTCTTTCGGCGTCCCCTCACAACCTCAAATCCACCTTTATCACGATGATCGAAAAGGAAACGGAGAATGCCCTCGCAGGAAAACCCGCAAGAATCATCTTCAAGATGAACTCTCTCGTAGATCCGCATATTATACTTTCCTTATACAAGGCGAGTCAAGCCGGCGTCAAAGTGGATCTTATCATCCGCGGAATTTGCTGTCTCAAACCCGGACTCAAAGGAATTTCGGAAAACATCACGGTTCTTTCCATCGTGGGACGATTTTTAGAACACACAAGAATCTACTATTTTCATTCGGGGGGAGCGGAGGCGACCTTCCTCGCTTCGGCGGATTGTATGCCCAGAAATTTCGAAAGAAGAATCGAGGTCCTCTTTCCGATTTTGGAACCTAAGAACAAGGATAGAATCAAAAAAATCCTGGACGTTCAATTGAGAGACAACGTCAAAGCTCGATTCCTCCATGCCGACGGACATTACAGAAAGAGAACTTTGCAGAAAGACGAAAAGCTGGTCGATTCTCAAATTGAAAGAATGAACTTCACTGAATAA
- a CDS encoding Rrf2 family transcriptional regulator, with translation MAIPSRYAVAIHILTFLENGNGGDTTSDTIAQSVGTNPAIVRTLTGKLRKAGLVLTRQGVPGASLAKPATEILLSDIYRAIEDSDCLFNVHDHPKQDCSVGMGILPALECIFAQAQTALEAKLGEFSLADVMKQVRGECQKKMSLTN, from the coding sequence TTGGCAATTCCCAGTCGTTACGCAGTCGCAATTCATATTCTCACATTCCTGGAAAACGGGAACGGGGGAGATACGACTTCGGATACGATCGCCCAATCCGTAGGAACCAATCCTGCGATCGTCCGAACTCTAACGGGAAAACTCAGAAAGGCCGGTCTTGTTTTGACCAGACAAGGAGTTCCCGGCGCAAGCCTTGCAAAACCGGCGACGGAGATCCTACTTTCCGATATCTATCGCGCAATCGAAGATTCGGATTGTCTCTTCAATGTCCACGACCACCCGAAACAAGATTGTTCGGTGGGAATGGGAATTCTTCCGGCTTTGGAATGTATTTTCGCGCAGGCACAAACCGCGCTCGAAGCCAAACTTGGAGAATTCTCCCTTGCGGACGTAATGAAGCAGGTCCGTGGCGAGTGTCAGAAAAAAATGTCTCTCACAAACTGA
- a CDS encoding NAD(P)H-dependent oxidoreductase, with protein sequence MELLEKLNWRYATKRMTGEKVPREKVERILEAIRLTASGFGLQPYNVLVIEDEELKRQIRPIAYNQPQIEEASHLLIFAAWEQVTEEKINEYIQLISKTRNKTVESLEGFKNSMLNWLKSHTPETAYNWAARQTYISFGTGIVAAAMESVDATPMEGFNAKALDELLHLKEKGLRSTSILTLGYRDVEKDTIVNAPKVRRSKENFVIEYSPVSSV encoded by the coding sequence ATGGAATTACTGGAAAAACTCAACTGGCGTTACGCGACAAAAAGAATGACGGGAGAAAAGGTTCCAAGGGAAAAAGTGGAAAGAATCTTAGAAGCCATTCGTTTGACCGCCTCCGGGTTCGGCTTACAACCCTATAACGTCCTCGTCATTGAAGATGAAGAATTAAAACGCCAAATCCGTCCGATCGCATACAACCAACCCCAAATCGAAGAAGCCTCTCATCTTCTCATCTTTGCCGCATGGGAACAAGTAACGGAAGAAAAAATAAACGAGTACATCCAACTCATCTCCAAAACCCGAAACAAAACCGTGGAGTCTCTGGAAGGATTTAAGAATTCCATGCTGAATTGGCTGAAGTCGCATACTCCGGAAACCGCTTACAACTGGGCCGCGAGACAAACCTATATCTCTTTCGGAACCGGAATCGTAGCCGCCGCCATGGAAAGTGTGGACGCAACTCCGATGGAAGGATTCAACGCAAAGGCTTTGGATGAATTGTTGCACCTAAAAGAGAAAGGTCTGCGATCAACTTCGATTCTAACGTTGGGTTACAGGGATGTCGAAAAAGATACGATCGTGAACGCACCTAAGGTACGAAGGTCGAAAGAGAATTTTGTAATCGAGTATTCTCCAGTCTCCTCGGTGTAA